ACTGGTGTCCTCCGCGTCCTGCTCCTCCTGCAGGCCTTCCTCTTCCTCATCCAGGTCTTCGTTCATGGCCAGTCTCATTTCTGGACCCAGGTCTTGTAGAGTTCTCAGCCCGGCCTGACACAGATGCACGCAGAAAAAAAGAGGGGCTAGTGTATATATGCAGCTCACAGTACAGCTGAATTCAAAAAACACCACCAGTGGCCTAATGGATAAGGCATCAGCCTCCGGAGCTAGGGATTGTGGGTTCGAGTCTCACCTGGGGCGTACTTGATAATCTATGATTTCAATAAGAGATGGACTGAGGCTATGAAAGTATGGTTTTAAACTCACAAAAGTGAGGTTGTGAAATCCACACTGTCTAAAAAGATCTGGTAGACTATGAATGACTGACCATGACTTTTAGGAAATAAAAACTTCTCTAACGGCCTAATGGAAAAGGCATCAGCCTCCGGAGCTGGGGATTGTGGGTTCAAGTCCCACCATGGGTCGTGTTTGGTAACTATGCACTCAAATGGAAACAAAATTGTAAGCGTGTTTTTAAACTCACAAGAGTGAGGTTGCAAAGACCACACTGTCCCAAAAATCCAGTTGAATAATAAGGCATCCCAGGGCCTAGAAATTGTGGGTTTAACTCTTAATTTTACTTGGTATTTGTCAAAATCAGAAAGAATCAGAAAGatctttattgccaagtatgtttgcacatacaaggaatttgttttggtgacaggagcatccagaacacagaaacagctacaacagtacacagagaccataacacaatgtGATGTGATTGTAATTATTAAGGAAGAAATGAGGCTATGAGCAAATGcggatttaaaaaatggtaaGACTGGGAGATCTACAGTCTCGATGGATAAAGCTTCAGTCCAATTAAAATATGTATGAGATTACTGGCCATGACTATCTGAGGAAAGAAACACAGGATGGATAAGGCATCAGCCTCCGGAGCTGGGGATTGTGGGTTCGAGTCCCACCTGGGTCATAGACTACAAATCTTGTGGCAATAGTTGAAGGATGAATCTTTAAATGTGTCCAGTGAGTCAGTTTTTACACTGGTGGATTGTGGAAAAGCTATAAAGGTCACATCAAAGATGAATCGGCCTGTTGGAATGATGAACTGAATGCTGGATGAACCTCAACCGGCCAATGACAGCACACCCGTAGAGAATAGTGAACAGAAAAGCGATACCGACCGTGAAAACGGTCAGGGCCAAAGCTCAAATGAGACGTGCGTTAGTCTAATCTGCATCAGTGGATCTCTCTTTGTGGGAACCAACCTTTGTTATTTCATTTGTGCAAGAGTGGGATGTTAGCATAAAGTGTGCGACTGAGCAATGGTTTTGCCGCATTACAATGGGAGCTACATGGGAATTCTATGAATTATTCATTCAAACTAATTCAGAGAGTGATCTTCCTTATTCACAGGGTGAAGGAGaacacattttgtttctttCCTATACTGATCCACCATACTTCACTacataaaaaatcttatttctaTGGTAATGAGATGAAAGAAATAACAGAGACTGTTGAAGACATCTACCTGTAGAGCTGAGGGGTTATCAAACTCGGAGTCTCCCAGACCCACTTTCTCCTTCCTCTTGCGGAATTTCCTGAAGTAATCCTGGATCAGGAATGTAGCGTAGAATTTACCAACAGTCACTTCTTCCTCTGAAAACAAACAGTATGGAGACAACAGTAATGGGAAAATTTAGTTTCTTGTGATGTGATGTTAGTTTTTGTGTCTATATGTCCCACCTGGGTCAAAAACGTTAAATTTATGCAATCATTAAGGACCGCATAATGCATTTTGTCAAGAGGATTGTAGATGCTATGTTGAGTTTGTAGAAAAACTGGATAACTTTGGGAGCtaaatacagccgcggaaaaaataagagattttctgattttaaaatgtaccatttataggtatgtgtttaggtaaaatgatcatttttgtttaattctgtgaactactaacaatatttctcccaaatttcaaatgaaaaatattgtttgtttttgcatttatttgcagaaaatgaatacTGGAGAAGagtttaaaataacagaaaagatgttctttttttatagaCCTGAAGTTCATATACACTTTTAAgcatacaacagtcatatttgtacatgtatttaggaaaagttcaaaaaggatttttatcacagtttttatgtcttgtcatgctgtcagtttttcacattgctgttggatgacttcatgtcactcctgaggtatGATTTTGTTGAAGTTCAAccgacactggactgaaatggccacaatacacaTAGAAATGCTCATTAAAGGAAAATTCTGAATGGTCTCTTgattttttccgcagctgtagtTCTGAAGCGTTATGCGCTATCTCACCAGCAGGGGGTGGAATAACCTCATCTAAGATGTTAGGTTTCATCCGCTTCCAGATCTTCTTAATAATTATTCTCAATTCCTCGTTCTCTTGATCTGGGTTCCCTATAAACAACAAGTAACAGCCACATTAACTCATACTCTGAAGCAATGCTACCCATATGACATACAcacactatatggagaaaaatcctggaatgttttcatcaaaaaccttaatttcttttcgactaaagaaacaaatacataaacatcttggatgacatgggggtgagtaaattatcatgaaaatttattttgaaagtgaactactcctttaaggcaAGGCAAAATATTGCATACAATCACATACAGTCACACATTGCATACAAGTGATTAAATTCAGTGTTATATGCACTAAAATAGAAATTCAATGAATGCTTGCAATGACAGAAATGATTCCAGTTCTAGAATTTATATTCAAAGCACAGCTTCAAACTGCATGAGaatgagaatgtgtgtgtgcaagcttGTACTGACCGTCAGTTTTAATTTTCAGGGCAGTTCTGACCAGGGCAAACAGGGTGGCGTTGAAGGTCACCGTACCGTCGCTGTTAAGGGGCATGTTCATGGCAACCAGCCTCTGCCAGACAGAGatagaaaaaaacacaataagagAAAAAATGGAAGAGAACACAcctaaagtgtgtgtgtgtgtgtgtgtgtgtgtgtgtgtgtgcgtatgtgtgtgtgtgtgcgtgtgtgtgtgtgcgtgcgtgcgtgcgtgcgtgcgtgcgtgcgtgcgtgcgtgtgtgtgtgtgtgtgtgtgtgtgtgcgcgtgcatgtgtgtacCTTGCAGGCCACACGGTGAGGACAAAGCTTCCCAAATCCCAGAGGAGGCTGGATCCTCCGGAGTAAAGCCACCACATCCAAGTGCTTAATACGACCTCTGCAGAAGCAAATGAAGTCAGAATTAATGAtcttattcatataaaatgAAAAGAGCCTTAGAGAGAGGCTCCCTCTTACTTGGCTTCAGAATCATACTCTGCCCAGATTCTTTTGAATTCATCCAGGTGATGGGGTCCAAGAATCGACCAATCACGGGTCAGATAGTCAAAATTGTCCATAATGACGgcaacaaacaaattaatgatCTAAAAAagaagcaaataaagacaatcGCTTGCATTCAGATTTTATATGTGGCAACATTGTGTTATGCTATAATCATGGCCAAAATCAGGTACTCTATGATAAAACctacttaataaaaaaaaaaaaaagcaccaAGCCTGAGTAATAcagttaacatttacattcaggagGGCTAAGGACacctaaaatacatttacatgggGTCATACAGTTTTGTTAGCAAAGCTGGAGTATTTAAcgagtttaaataaaaaaatctgacttATATAACCAACAAAAATCAGACGGAGTTACCAGGAAGGCACAGAGCATGAAGAAACTGATAAAGTAGATGATGGCAAAGTTGCTGCCACAGGCGAGCTCTTCACCAGGTTCATAGTCTGATTCTGGATCACAGCGCTTTCCTGGAAGGCTGGCCAACATGATCTCCTGCCACGCCTCACCTGTGGCACACCTGCACACAAGCACACATAACATCACATTCACAGGATGAGTAACACACTCTTTTTTGCCTTCTGTTGTGTTTCTTACCTGAAGAGAAGAAGCACAGCCTGCGGAAAGGTCTGAAAGTTGTTGTTTCTGTTAATCTGTGTGTGGTCCTGCATGGCGATCTTTCCGAATGTCTGACAAAGCAAGATATATTGCAATATTGCATTGATTATTTCATTAATGGAATATTAACTTATACACAAAAGCAAGAAACAGTGGCAGGCGTGCCACACTCACCTGCATTCCAATCACAGCATAGATGAAGAAGATCATAGCAATAAGAAGAGCAACATACGGCAGGGCCTGAgggacaaaaaaacacaatacaatacaaattacACTGATGGTGAAtagattttaaatgatttatttaagatttgaaaaacttattgtttttcattgtCCTCTGACCTGAAGAGATTTCACAAAAGTCCAGAGAAGCGTACGAATACCCTCTCCTTTGCTGAGGAGTTTGACCAGTCGCATTACACGAAACAGACGGAAGAACGTAATTGACACGCGTGAGCTGTCCTCTGAGCTCTAAAGAGAAAGATTAGAATCTAATAAGATTCATATTTTACCTATATATTGCTTTAGAGCTAATTCTAATAAAAcctaagttaaagggatagttcacctaaaaatgaaaattctgtcataatttactcacccccttgtcatctcaaacttgtatgactttctttcttctgcataacacaaaagaagatattttgaagaaagttggtaaccgaacagcgccggcacccattcacttcaattgtacagacacaaaaccaatgcaagtcatacaagtttgaaatgacaagagggtgagtatatgatgacacaattttcacttttgggtgaactatcagttGGGATAACTTGGTGCTGCTAAAGTATTAGAGAAAGAGGGACTCACGCTGAACTCTGTAACCACGATGTCCACCACACTTCCTACCACAATAAGAGCATCAAAGGAATTCCAAGCGTCAACAAAGTAATGCTACAGAAAGAATAGAGTTCATATAAAGTTCCAGAATAGTTTGGCAGACTTTTTTATAAATCCTTTGTGGGAGAAATGTTTGCATACATTAAACTTTTTCAACACTATATTACTAAAGTAGCGCGCAAACAAACATCAATTGTATTTATGCAAATAAGGAGACTGACCCTGAGTCTGAGAGCCATTAGTTTTATGATCATTTCCACAGTGAAAAGGCCTGTGAAAACCATATTGAGGATGTCCATCACATAGCTGAAGAACTTTGACTGTTCATAATGCTGTGAAAGCAagaataacaacaacaacaaaaaaacagaaaatatgtgagTCTACATGCAGTATTTTGACGATTGTTCATGTTATCTCACTGTATTCATTAATGTTAATAGAtgcaacgtttgattttaaatacGTATTATTGAAATGAACgtaaactaagattaataaatgctgtagaagtattgttcattgtagTTCATTTTAGCTATTACATTGAACAAATAAAGTCTATATATAACATAGTTTTTGATTGCTGATATATAACAGTAGACCCAGTTGTTTACCTGCACAGCAAGAGTCACCGTGTTGAGAAGAATCAGCACAAACATGATGTACTCAAACCCTGTGGAGTTGATTATAGACCAGAACTTGTACTGCACAGGGTTTTTGGGGATGTAGAGCTTCAGCGGTTGGGCCTTCAGAGCATACTCCACACACTGTCTCTGTGTGAGACAAATAGACAACAAACTGTGAGGAAGTAAAAAATACACACGAGAGTCTAGATATCGAATGCATTAGCAACAACAACACACTGGGTTCCCACTCTAAGCCAATTGTCAAATTCCCTGACTTTTCCCTGACTTTCACAGACTAAAAAGCTGAATTTCCATGACCTATAATGAATGAAACCCACTCTTTGAAGTGGTCGTTTTTAAACCAACGCtcttgaaatgtacattttcctgGCATTTTGCCTTAGTTAAGAGCTACGGGTGACTGCATTTGACTTAAGTGATTGCCAGGTGACAAGAGGGAAGGGAATAAAATGGCGCTGAAGATAACCCTAACAATACGCAAAAATGTGtaagaaattacattttgataaatgGAAACTAAAATTTAAAGTGACAAAAAAAAATCCCTGATATTCCATGACttcaacaaaaatatataaaattccATGACTTTCAATGTCTGGAATAGACCTTTTAAAATTCCAGGATATTCCAGAAATTCCATGACCCGCAGGAACCCTGAACACAGCGCcattttttaatttcttaaTGCATTTCCTGGTTATATTATTGTGAATGTTTGTTGGTGCATATCTGCATTGTTTTCTCACTGAATATCCTAAAACAAGTTAAATGGGCTGTCAACGGCAGTTCATGCAAGAGACATTTCATCCTACCTGATTTTTGTCCAGCTCACAGTTCTTGAACTCAGCCTCTCCCTGCTCACGAAAAGTGATGATGACGAAACCCACGAAGATGTTCATCATGAAGAAGGCGATGATGATGATATAGACGATGAAGAATATGGATATCCCCACACGATAGTTGTAGATGGGTCCGTGGATCTCCGCGTTGGCGTCAATGGCTTTGTAGAGCAGCCTGAATGATGACAAACAGGATGTTGTTGTATGAACACGATCAAGGTGACCTTCAGTGACTTATGAAGGGACTTAGAGGGACTCACGCTGGCCAGCCCTCGAAAGTGGAGACAGTGAATAGGGCCATCATTCCCATGAGAACATTATCGAAGTTGAAGTCACTGTTAATCCAGATCCTCTCCCTCACCATTGGATGACTCACATCTCCATCCTTGTATATCACAAATGTGCCCCTGTGTCATTCGCACACACAAACCAcatcacatgtactgtatgtgcattcACATTGCCCACAGGCAAACTCATGTTGTTCATGTAAGAACGGCATTGAATGTGACAGATGCTGAAAAAGGACTTACTTGCACTGTTCTGGAGTGTTTTTGGCTTCATCGGTACATCGATAAAATTTCCCCTGTATTGAACAGCAACGTTCTTcaattgtttttatactgtaagttAACTAGACAATTATCCATCAATTTATacaattaatcattttaaaatatagcaCAAAATATAGACTATTTTTCCTGTTAGTGcttgtgtctatgtgtgtgtgttggataCCTTGAAGAGTTGAACGCCGATACAGGCGAACATGAACTGCAGGAGGGTGGTGACAATCATGATGTTCCCAATTGTCCTTAtagccacaaacacacactgcacaacatgctacagacaaacacacataatCAATTTGTGAATAAACAGTATCACGCATTACATTCAATGTATTTGATGGTTTGATGGAGTTTCTATGCTCATAGAATGTACAAGTGGGAAACTGAAAAAGGCTGACAGGTACCTAATGGAGCCAAGAAACCCAATTCAGATGTTTcgccaaataaaaaaagaatgtcctgtcatcatttatgtatgacttttcctaaaaaaatcaacttttgtgctccacagaactAAATAAGGCCATGGTGTGAAACTGATAATGAAataatgacatgttttttttttagctgtACCTTGAGTCCTTTGGCTCTGTTGATCGCACGAAGAGGTCTGAGTACCCTGAGCACCCTTAAAATCTTTACTACAGAGATCGCACTcgaactgagagagagaaagagaggttaAGACCATCTCTGCTCCAGGTtttgtatttgtacatgtaATCTTTAGAAGAGAATTTCTTTGAACATCCCCTAATAGGGAAATTATTTTCATAAACagtttaatatattatatttctcCAATCACAGCAAGAGCAAGATGAAGACATTGTCTATTTTACTATACACATTCAGTTATTCAATCGTGTATACaaaattacattcaaaatgtaatTCTCATCATAATACAATAGGTTAACATGAATGTAAAACCATGTCCTTCTACAGATATTTCTAATAGACATATTAAAGGCTTTTCAGAGCCAGACACAGTGTCAATACTTACTCAAATATTGAGTTTAATAATGTTCTTGTTCAtcttgataaaaatgtaatttccacCATACTTTCCACATTTTACTATTGAAATATCTTTGTCAATCCCATTGAAATTGAATTTCAGGGTTTTTATCATTTCAAGAATAGTAATGACACAAAACACCACCCCCATTGATCCACCAAGGGTGATACACGCACTGCCACATCAACGTTTACTGTAACATGTCTTTGATGTGTGAGTACATCAGACTTACTGTAAGAAGAAGGAGACCAAAGACACACTGACCACCAAAAGATCCAACAAATTAAACCAGTTTCTACAGAAGGAACCCTGATGCAAGAAAGCACCATGTACTGTCATCTGCAATTACAAAGCGAGAGATGCATGCAAGTCTGTTGCATCATCAGAAAGCAATCATCATGTTTACtagcattaatatttttttattctgggcatttggttaaatatttatttaactgtatatttattgaaataataTTTGATTTATCTCTTAACATCCTCCCCCTTGGTAACTTTTAccaatttttactttttttttcaaaaaaggcAAGAGCAATACATAGTAAGCAGACAAAATTCCGACCCACTATCCTATTTATAACAGTGTATGTCCATCTCTACAATCTACAGTACATCCAATATAACAAACAAGGCTGATTAATTGACAGGAAGGGGCGGTACCTTTAGCAGGATCTCCACAGTGAATATAGAAGTGAAAGCATAATCAGCATAACCCAGCacctgtggagagagagagagagagaaaaagagaaaaagagagagatgggCAAAGGCTGTGTATGTGTTTAATGGTCAGACTGATTGAAGGATGGCATTCCCCAGCTGGCACTAAAAAGCTTATCCAACATGCCAATCAGGACAGCTGCAGTAAATAACTGTTTAtattcctgtgtgtgtgcgtgtgtgtgtgtgtgtgtgtgtgtgtgtgtgtgcgtgcgtgcgtgcgtgcgtgcgtgcgtgcgtgcgtgtgtgtgcgcgtgcgggAAACTCACATTGTTCCTGAAGGAGTGAGCTCTTATAGGATCCTCTGCAGCCAGAGAGATGCTACTGAGAATGATGAAGAGCAGGATGAGATTGGTGAAGATGTGATGATGGATCAGGGTGTGACAGCCCACTCTTATCCTGCAGtaagacacaacacaacacaacgcgGTGACCTATAGAGCTGTATAACGTCTATATTTGACTGTCATGCTGATTTTTTAATTTGTATGAACATGTATTTAATGATTATATATaggcatatatacagtatatacaatataaatgtcaacaattcagtgtttttttaaaaaaaagaaattttcgAAAAAAGACCACAGAgtaattttttatgtattgtttatgtatttgaatTGTTTGTTGTATTGCAGTTTATTATAATGAGGCTGGGTGACAAGTGAGTTTTACTCCCACATCCCGGGATGGAGAGCCCACACAAGACAGGTCACCTCAAGCACTGTGGtcatgttttgtgaaagtgtgtgtgcggTTTAAAGTGCATTCTCACGGGTTGGTCTTGCTGAGGCAGAAGAACGCACTGCCCTCTGGGATTGGCAGAACCTTCTCTTTAGGAGGTGCAAAGTCAGCGACATTCAGCTGTGCTTTCCCTTCTTCCATGGCAaagcaaaaaagaaagagagaagagtTAGTCTTAAAGAAAGCAGGGGCTTACAAACAATACTTCACCCTTGACTAGTTTAGAATGAATGTAACTTTTAAAAGAGGCTGTGAGGTATAAGCTTAACATTTTGGATAATGGATTGtaaataaaagatatttttaggCATTATCTTATCAGTAGTTACAAGGAGAGTGTATAGAACTGAAAAGTGCTGGTCTCTATACTTTACCTTCATCATCTGCCCCCTCAGGCTGCTCCTCCTCTTCATACTCATCCATGTCCACCTGTtgaaacaaaacagagaaactCAATGTGTTTTACGCACAGTTATTCAAACTGACAAGAACAGAGTTTGAGCTACCTTCACCTCTCCGTTCTCTTCTTCAGCATCACCTTTCTCTGCTTCCTTTTTATCTCTGTCAGGAACATCAGATCACATGATGTTACATATGATGTCTTTGTTTGATTTTCCACACACATGCACCAAATATGCCGCGAAAGACACAATGACCTGTGTCAAAAAATGTACCCCAGTGATGTCATTGTTAAAGAGGCACTTTATTCAatataaagcacattttaattgTAAATTTTCCCGATTGGTCTGTACTTGGGACAAGAAGTTAATTTGGACCCTCATTGTGAATCATAAATATTGTAtgataataaattgttataatgacaattcaaaatgattcagaaacaCACTCTTTCTTTTTATCATCTCCATCGGCTCCGGCTAAATTGTCGACAGCGATGGCCAAGAAGACGTTTAGCAGGATATCTGAGACAGCAGAGCTTAAGACCCAATAAACAGATTAACAAAGACCCTGCTGACAGGATAGTGATGTCAACTGTGTTAAATTGAAATCACTCCAggaaacaatattaaaatattttaatataaaatagtaaCGTAAAATTTTTTATCATAATTTATTTAGtgtgtaataataaaatatgaatataaataaagagtATGTAAAAATGGATTCAGATGGGAAGGATACAGTTACCACAGATGAACAAAATCACAAAGTAAAGACACACAATCATCCCAGGGAAAACAGGGCCTCCGTACGCCATGATGCCATCATACATCACAACATTCCAGTCTTCACCGGTTAATATCTGCAGAGAAAATTGACCGGTTAAAAATTAATTTCAAGATGTATTTGTGATGAGTATGTGTTGTCCTGTATCTACAATCCTTTCAATGGTAGGGTCAACTCTTTAAAAGAGCTTTAAACATACTCCTTAAGCATTATATAAAACTACTAgtcaagtttttctttttttgtttaataatgaaatcataattatttatacataattCCATAACATTGTTTCCTCTGTTCTTGAGTGAACGTGTTACCTGAAAGCAGGTGAGTAGGGCCTGAGGGAAAGTATCAAAAGTGCTTCTCTTGGTCTGCGTCTCATCAAAGTTAAACTTCCCCCCGAAGAGCTGCATGCCAAGCAGAGCGAAGATGATGAGGAAAAGGAAGAGCAACAGCAAGAGGGATGCGATGGACTTCATTGAATTCAGCAGCGAGGCCACCAGATTAGACAGAGCCGTCCAATGGCTGAGAAGGAAGAACGAGGCAAGAACCAGGAGTGCAAACAGTACAAAAAAGATCAgagaaaagaaataataaagaTAAGAATTGACCCCCCCCAAAAGAGGTCTATACAACCTATAAAAGAAAACTCTGTCCTTGCTAATTCTAGTTGCATGAATCGAAACCAGTAAATTTCTCTCCAGagattggaatgacatgaacgCGAGTCAATGCTGACATTTATTaagtgaactgtgcctttaagaggCTTGAATACCGTGTGACTTTGAAGATCCGAAGCAGGCGTACGCAGCGCAACACTGAGATGCCCAGAGGGGGCATGATCTCCATCTCCACCAGCACCGTCTCCAGAATCCCACCACACACCACGAAACAGTCGAAACGATTGAAAAACGCCACAAAATACGCCTGCAACCCCAGACTGTACATCTTCAACAACATCTCCACCGTGAACAGTGAGAGGAGAACCTTATTGGCAATgtctaaagaaaaaaaagagatcaAAAGTACATAATCACTACACAAACTTCTTGGATAACATGTCGGGCAATAGTGACGGTGACATCATGATGGTAACATGTTCAGATAGTCAGGGCAGTTAGAAAACATTAGCTATCAGAGGTCTATAAATAAAAAGAGGCCGATGCCTTGGGGCAGCACATATGTTATGTCAATAAGGTTATGCTCGTTGTCCTGAAAGGCCAGAACAGCTAGAGCATCTTACCCTGAACATCGGTGAGCCATTCCGGTTGGTTGTAGTGTTCGGAGGCACTCAGAGCTGTGTTGAGGAAGACCAGGATCAGAACAAGCCAATAGAATGTCACTGATTTTACAGCCTTGCGACAGTTTCTCCTAACGCAACGGTTCCAGCGGCGCAGCGCACGACTGAGATGAAAAACACACAAGTACGAAAAGCATCATATATACATAACAGCATAATCTCAACTCAATTtcttaaaatacaatttttttatattatattatttaagtaagtttattttaccccaatagcaattttttttaaactaaccTTTTTAATTCATGATTGAAGATGCAAAACACCCATATACTTACTTCACGATATTATTCTTCATGAAGAGTCTTATTACCTTATGCAATTTTGCATCTGAAGTAAATTGATCTTATTTTAAGAATGGACAACTGGAGTTCAACTGGATATCAACACTAAATACTGATAcggaaaattattttattattgactttaacccggtttcacagacacagcttagtttaaaccaggactatgccttagttgaattaagatatttatgtcacttttataaaaatgccttagaagaatacattactggtgtgcatctcgagacaaaacgaTGGTATTGATTTGTTTTAGGAAATTTCTGGCAAGTTATATTCTGTtaaaacaggtcacacattcattttagtctgggactagccttagtctgtgaaaccgggccaacaGGTTTAACTTTCTATAGGTGGAAGTTTCCACACAAGCACTCACCAGCAGGAAATCTTCATGATGCTAGCGCTGAAGTCAATGaacagtgaaaaaaataaaataaaacaacaatgagCTCATAGACAAACACACAGCCATTGCTGCACTGTTCACTCTGGTAAGTGTGGCTGACAAAGATGACATTCGACACTGAAACAGACATCCAAAGAAGTCTGGAGTAATGAACTGACTCGCAAGACAAAGAGAAACAACATAATGAGCCGAAACTGAGAAATTAAGCGATGACACCCCATTATGACTGATAATAACCTCCATTAGAGAGCCAGCAGGACAACACAATGACAAATATAgtgtaatttgttattttaaagttttgtatatagcaggggttctcaaacttttttcttttttttttaaagatttgtttttgc
Above is a genomic segment from Triplophysa rosa linkage group LG17, Trosa_1v2, whole genome shotgun sequence containing:
- the cacna1fb gene encoding calcium channel, voltage-dependent, L type, alpha 1F subunit isoform X1, which codes for MYEENRKRNGYANEEEEGGGEAEEEEEEEGGRGEADEDTEEERDEEEDHFHPKMNRTETLNSTTSSTATQKKRSQHMKKQIQGSNQVQRAPRALFCLKLNNPIRRAALHLVEWKPFDIFILLAIFANCVALGVSKPFPEDDSNATNHDLEQVEYVFLIIFTIETFMKILAYGLVMHPSSYIRNGWNLLDFVIVIVGLFSVVLETVTHKSGETTSHMPGKPGGLDVKALRAFRVLRPLRLVSGVPSLQIVLNSIMKAMVPLLHISLLVLFVIIIYAIIGLELFIGRMHRTCYFIDSDYHADDDPLPCAFAGHGRQCIVNGSECRGRWDGPNGGITNFDNFFFAMLTVFQCITMEGWTDVLYWMNDAIGFELPWVYFVSLVIFGSFFVLNLVLGVLSGEFSKEREKAKARGDFQKLREKQQMEEDLCGYMDWITQAEDIDEFDEDGNRRVTLRDLADKKRGKFGWFSHSNETHASLPASETGSENTENIDEEHTDCCAACCASIMKISCCRALRRWNRCVRRNCRKAVKSVTFYWLVLILVFLNTALSASEHYNQPEWLTDVQDIANKVLLSLFTVEMLLKMYSLGLQAYFVAFFNRFDCFVVCGGILETVLVEMEIMPPLGISVLRCVRLLRIFKVTRHWTALSNLVASLLNSMKSIASLLLLLFLFLIIFALLGMQLFGGKFNFDETQTKRSTFDTFPQALLTCFQILTGEDWNVVMYDGIMAYGGPVFPGMIVCLYFVILFICGNYILLNVFLAIAVDNLAGADGDDKKKEDKKEAEKGDAEEENGEVKVDMDEYEEEEQPEGADDEEGKAQLNVADFAPPKEKVLPIPEGSAFFCLSKTNPIRVGCHTLIHHHIFTNLILLFIILSSISLAAEDPIRAHSFRNNVLGYADYAFTSIFTVEILLKMTVHGAFLHQGSFCRNWFNLLDLLVVSVSLVSFFLHSSAISVVKILRVLRVLRPLRAINRAKGLKHVVQCVFVAIRTIGNIMIVTTLLQFMFACIGVQLFKGKFYRCTDEAKNTPEQCKGTFVIYKDGDVSHPMVRERIWINSDFNFDNVLMGMMALFTVSTFEGWPALLYKAIDANAEIHGPIYNYRVGISIFFIVYIIIIAFFMMNIFVGFVIITFREQGEAEFKNCELDKNQRQCVEYALKAQPLKLYIPKNPVQYKFWSIINSTGFEYIMFVLILLNTVTLAVQHYEQSKFFSYVMDILNMVFTGLFTVEMIIKLMALRLRHYFVDAWNSFDALIVVGSVVDIVVTEFSSSEDSSRVSITFFRLFRVMRLVKLLSKGEGIRTLLWTFVKSLQALPYVALLIAMIFFIYAVIGMQTFGKIAMQDHTQINRNNNFQTFPQAVLLLFRCATGEAWQEIMLASLPGKRCDPESDYEPGEELACGSNFAIIYFISFFMLCAFLIINLFVAVIMDNFDYLTRDWSILGPHHLDEFKRIWAEYDSEAKGRIKHLDVVALLRRIQPPLGFGKLCPHRVACKRLVAMNMPLNSDGTVTFNATLFALVRTALKIKTDGNPDQENEELRIIIKKIWKRMKPNILDEVIPPPAEEEVTVGKFYATFLIQDYFRKFRKRKEKVGLGDSEFDNPSALQAGLRTLQDLGPEMRLAMNEDLDEEEEGLQEEQDAEDTSYKKENGYAGHAEHSNKSRRSSLATTATGAPVALPGDGILNGGPGRRSSLAKTQNGNGALECDNFRRRDSTRSSFHYQHKNGLIDQLPRRSSYCKNSRRDSRDRFSSPLSRREEGGVYPGEQRFYGKDEDSESVISRERHGYLDDNPMYLGHRDRYDGHSMRPHVYSNHYGNSYGDARRTARRRLLPATPTGRKASFNIQCLRRQGSNDDLPIPGTYHQNSPPFRARAEGFNVYDSRRSSARSSTGSTSSWANTGPRRGRLLYAPLILVEEESSGGAANVGLWDKKSNPAGPLGTVRQGWYSESSAGVGAQPYRAYTTLRVPTQLSPHYSEKRGSADSLVEAVLISEGLGLYAKDPKFVAFAKREIADACQMTIDEMESAASDLLTLGGSGESQGFLNHTDMGPVYSDEEPIRNHEEEDLADEMTCVTSF